The following proteins are co-located in the Trichormus variabilis 0441 genome:
- a CDS encoding sensor histidine kinase: protein MNCEQEIQRLEKANRILQKKLIRSEVDRVRLEETNSKKETLLKNVINELKQSQIQLEDRRHELEKTLFNLQTMQDKMSALGSMVADVAHEINNPVGFIMGNLNPAFEYIHELFRLLDLYQQYYPEPCPEIQAEMTAMDYEYVREDLPKLISSMKEGTDRISKLSNSLRTFSRTDAEYKLLFNIHEGIDSTLYILQHRLKATQDRPQIQVVKKYADIPLIECFPGQLNQVFMNLLANAIDALEESNFGLSFAEIEQKNNQITIITSLFANSILIQVQDNGFGISNELKSKIFEHSFTTKPVGKGTGLGLAIAQQIIVQKHGGRLEVNSVPGEGSEFIITLPIE, encoded by the coding sequence ATGAATTGTGAACAAGAAATCCAGAGGCTGGAAAAAGCTAATAGAATCCTTCAGAAAAAATTAATTCGTTCAGAGGTTGATAGAGTTAGGTTAGAGGAAACTAACAGCAAAAAGGAAACTTTGCTTAAGAATGTAATTAATGAATTAAAGCAATCACAAATTCAATTAGAAGACAGGAGGCATGAATTAGAGAAAACCCTGTTTAATCTTCAGACAATGCAGGATAAAATGTCTGCCTTAGGTAGTATGGTTGCAGATGTAGCTCACGAAATTAATAATCCTGTGGGATTTATCATGGGGAATTTGAACCCAGCATTTGAGTATATTCATGAGTTATTCCGTCTGCTTGACTTGTATCAGCAATATTACCCCGAACCATGCCCAGAAATCCAGGCAGAAATGACAGCAATGGATTATGAATATGTGCGTGAGGATTTGCCTAAACTTATTTCCTCAATGAAAGAAGGAACTGATCGCATTAGCAAGCTTAGTAATAGTTTACGGACTTTTTCCCGAACAGATGCAGAATATAAATTGCTTTTTAATATTCATGAAGGGATTGACAGTACTCTTTATATTCTTCAGCATCGTTTAAAGGCTACTCAAGACCGTCCACAAATTCAAGTAGTTAAAAAGTATGCGGATATTCCTTTAATTGAATGTTTTCCCGGTCAATTGAATCAGGTGTTTATGAATCTTTTAGCTAATGCTATAGATGCGTTGGAAGAGTCTAATTTTGGGTTAAGTTTTGCGGAGATTGAGCAAAAAAACAATCAAATTACGATTATCACTAGTTTATTCGCCAATTCTATTTTAATTCAGGTTCAAGATAATGGTTTTGGGATATCAAATGAATTAAAATCAAAGATATTTGAACATTCATTTACTACTAAACCTGTTGGTAAAGGTACAGGATTAGGGTTAGCGATCGCTCAACAAATTATTGTTCAAAAACATGGTGGAAGGCTGGAGGTTAATTCAGTTCCAGGAGAGGGTTCGGAATTTATTATTACCCTTCCTATCGAATGA
- a CDS encoding hybrid sensor histidine kinase/response regulator, with the protein MPVSNTKPSLQRQIKTMIRSSVQTAQKLPLRLILVVPFVLQIFTAVSLVGYLSFKNGQKAVNELADQLIVKVNGLVDQHLDTYLAVPRQINQINVDATNLGMLNLENFQTTGRYFWQQMQVFNVGYISFANPQREFIGVERLDKGSLLINEVSQEKGIGKLYVYNTNNQGDRQQLIAVKDYNPHVEAWYADAVKVGKPIWSQIYSWEDKPEVLSISASYPINDSNNKFVGVISVDLILSQINSFLANLKVGQTGQIFILERSGMIVASSTSEAPYKVISGKAQRLSAHQSQNYLLRETTDYLQQKFGQLKNVKSYQETVLQLRHERHFVQVRPWKDKLGLDWLVIVVVPESDFMAQINTNNRTTVLLCLGALIIATAMGVYTSRWIARPVVQLTQASSAIASGNLDQEVTISGLKELSMLATSFNQMAGQLRDSFAELEKTNQELENRVAERTAEITAAKETADAANRAKSEFLANMSHELRTPLNGILGYAQILQMDSNTSDEQMQGLNTIYECGSHLLTLINDILDIAKIEAKKLELYPKEFDLRKLLLGACEMCRIKADQKELIFKYHLNNRIPANIFADEKRIRQVLINILSNAIKFTDHGTVTFDVEVVACTGTKLITNTNQLLPVHQLRFHIEDTGIGMTDEQLKKIFLPFEQVGDNLHKSEGTGLGLAISSQILELMGSDLKVESVYGKGTKFWFDLDLPIVDTGKFSLSVEGQKNIIGYEGKTRSILIIDSSWENRSIFANLLSSLGFKLIEVSNLQESLDKIKTEHPDLIIADIAMPEINNLQATKKMRSQVEFANLVIIASSASVSEYTRQQSQEAGYDDFLAKPVKVEELFNMLQTYLSLKWIYSLNDDSSAKISTTEEIIFPPPTELFNLYQAAKAGYVVGIQEEIIRIQQLDKRYTRFAVKVSELIAEFEDEAIVAMIQPHLSY; encoded by the coding sequence ATGCCAGTGAGTAACACAAAGCCTTCTTTGCAGCGCCAAATTAAAACTATGATTCGTTCTAGTGTTCAAACTGCTCAAAAGCTACCTTTGCGCTTGATTTTGGTTGTTCCTTTTGTGCTGCAAATTTTCACAGCAGTAAGTCTTGTAGGTTATCTCTCTTTTAAAAATGGACAGAAGGCAGTAAATGAACTCGCTGACCAGTTAATTGTAAAAGTGAATGGGCTAGTTGATCAACATCTTGATACTTACTTAGCAGTTCCTCGCCAGATCAATCAAATCAATGTGGATGCTACGAATTTAGGAATGCTGAATCTAGAAAACTTTCAGACTACAGGACGTTATTTCTGGCAGCAAATGCAGGTATTTAATGTTGGTTATATTAGTTTTGCTAACCCCCAAAGAGAATTTATCGGAGTTGAACGTTTAGATAAAGGTAGCCTATTAATTAATGAAGTTTCCCAAGAAAAGGGGATTGGCAAGCTGTATGTTTACAATACTAATAATCAAGGCGATCGCCAGCAATTAATAGCGGTCAAAGATTACAATCCCCATGTGGAAGCTTGGTATGCAGATGCAGTTAAGGTAGGGAAACCTATCTGGAGTCAGATTTATTCATGGGAAGATAAACCAGAAGTTTTATCTATATCTGCAAGTTATCCCATCAATGACAGTAATAATAAATTTGTTGGTGTGATTAGTGTTGATTTAATACTATCGCAAATTAACAGCTTTTTAGCCAATTTGAAAGTCGGACAAACAGGACAAATATTTATTCTAGAACGTTCTGGAATGATAGTTGCTTCTTCCACTAGTGAAGCACCATACAAAGTAATTAGCGGCAAAGCACAAAGGCTATCGGCACATCAGAGTCAAAATTATTTACTTCGAGAAACAACGGATTATCTGCAACAAAAATTCGGTCAATTAAAAAATGTTAAGAGTTATCAAGAAACTGTATTGCAACTACGACATGAAAGACATTTTGTGCAAGTAAGACCTTGGAAAGATAAATTAGGCTTGGATTGGTTAGTGATTGTTGTTGTTCCTGAGAGCGACTTTATGGCACAAATTAATACCAACAATCGCACAACTGTTTTACTTTGTTTGGGGGCGCTAATTATAGCGACGGCAATGGGTGTGTATACTTCCCGTTGGATTGCCCGTCCTGTTGTGCAGTTAACTCAAGCTAGTAGTGCGATCGCCTCTGGCAACCTTGACCAAGAAGTGACGATTTCTGGCTTAAAAGAATTGAGTATGCTTGCCACATCTTTTAATCAAATGGCAGGACAACTACGTGATAGTTTCGCAGAATTAGAAAAAACCAATCAAGAATTAGAAAACAGAGTTGCGGAACGAACGGCGGAAATCACAGCAGCTAAAGAAACGGCTGATGCTGCTAACCGTGCCAAAAGTGAATTTTTGGCTAACATGAGCCATGAATTACGCACCCCACTCAATGGTATTCTCGGCTATGCACAAATTTTGCAGATGGATTCCAATACTAGTGATGAGCAAATGCAAGGTTTGAACACTATTTATGAGTGTGGTTCTCATTTACTGACTTTAATTAATGATATTTTAGATATTGCCAAAATTGAAGCTAAAAAACTAGAATTATATCCTAAAGAATTTGATTTAAGAAAATTATTACTCGGTGCTTGTGAGATGTGCCGAATTAAAGCAGATCAAAAAGAACTTATTTTTAAATATCATTTAAATAATCGTATTCCTGCTAATATTTTCGCTGATGAAAAACGGATACGCCAGGTTTTAATTAATATTCTGAGTAACGCTATTAAGTTTACAGATCATGGTACAGTCACTTTTGATGTAGAAGTAGTTGCCTGTACTGGAACAAAATTAATTACCAATACAAATCAGTTACTGCCAGTTCATCAACTGAGATTCCACATTGAAGATACAGGCATTGGGATGACTGATGAACAACTAAAAAAAATATTTTTGCCCTTTGAGCAAGTAGGAGATAATTTGCATAAATCAGAGGGAACAGGTTTAGGACTAGCAATTAGTAGTCAAATTCTAGAATTGATGGGTAGTGATCTTAAAGTTGAGAGTGTATATGGTAAAGGAACTAAGTTTTGGTTTGATTTAGATTTACCTATAGTTGATACTGGGAAATTCTCTTTATCAGTTGAAGGTCAAAAAAATATTATTGGCTATGAAGGGAAGACAAGAAGTATCTTAATTATTGATAGTAGTTGGGAAAATCGTTCTATTTTCGCCAATTTATTGTCATCCTTAGGGTTTAAGTTGATTGAGGTTAGTAATCTACAAGAGAGTTTAGATAAGATAAAAACTGAACATCCCGATTTAATTATTGCTGATATCGCTATGCCGGAAATAAATAACTTGCAGGCGACAAAAAAGATGCGGTCGCAAGTAGAATTTGCAAATTTGGTGATTATTGCTTCGTCGGCTAGTGTATCTGAATATACTCGTCAGCAAAGTCAAGAAGCCGGTTATGATGATTTTTTAGCAAAACCTGTAAAGGTTGAAGAATTATTTAATATGTTACAAACTTATTTATCTTTGAAATGGATTTACTCACTTAATGATGATTCCTCAGCTAAAATTTCAACTACAGAAGAAATTATATTTCCCCCACCTACAGAATTGTTTAACTTATATCAAGCTGCTAAGGCTGGTTATGTAGTTGGTATTCAAGAAGAGATCATCAGAATTCAGCAATTAGATAAAAGATATACGCGTTTTGCTGTTAAAGTTTCAGAATTAATAGCAGAGTTTGAAGATGAGGCAATTGTTGCAATGATTCAACCTCATCTATCATATTGA
- a CDS encoding FIST signal transduction protein, producing MMKIVVAHSNDPDSLSAVKEIIQQSTDSLQGNNPQAGILFAAIDFDHSLILENINQAFPGIELIGGTTDGEISSLLEFQQDSITLMLFCSDEIEIFAGVGYQVSHNPITATQEAVQKAKAKSTTEPQLCLTHPESLTTSGVSILDGLKLALGEKFPIFGGLAADQSVYQNTHQFFKTEVLSDAVPILLFCGQVLFSHGVASGWLPIGKTSQVTKVDKNIVYEIDGKPALEFYRHYLGQLPPSMEYPLAVFTHDKTSFYLRAPIAYDEQLGSVTFFADIPEQASINMAEAGKSDILAASQASFMTAFKNYPGTEPAGVLFFSCVARRQLLGTQAQQEYLNTKNISNKYLPSCGFYCNGEISPIKPTGETHFHNETFVTLILGTH from the coding sequence ATGATGAAAATAGTAGTAGCCCACAGCAACGACCCAGATTCTCTATCAGCAGTTAAAGAGATTATTCAGCAATCAACAGATTCTCTTCAAGGAAATAATCCTCAAGCGGGAATTTTATTTGCAGCTATTGATTTTGATCACTCCCTAATTCTGGAAAATATTAATCAGGCTTTTCCGGGTATTGAGTTGATTGGTGGAACTACAGATGGGGAAATTTCTTCACTGTTAGAATTTCAGCAAGACTCAATAACTTTAATGCTATTCTGCTCCGACGAAATTGAAATTTTTGCAGGTGTGGGATATCAGGTTTCACACAATCCAATTACGGCGACTCAAGAAGCTGTACAAAAAGCCAAAGCCAAAAGCACAACCGAGCCTCAGTTATGTTTAACCCATCCAGAAAGCCTTACAACTAGCGGTGTGTCTATCTTAGATGGCTTAAAATTGGCTTTAGGAGAAAAGTTTCCCATTTTCGGTGGTTTAGCAGCTGATCAGTCAGTTTATCAAAACACGCACCAATTCTTTAAAACAGAAGTCTTGAGTGATGCTGTGCCAATTTTGCTCTTTTGTGGTCAAGTTTTATTTTCCCACGGTGTGGCTAGTGGTTGGCTCCCCATTGGTAAAACTAGCCAAGTTACCAAAGTAGATAAAAATATCGTCTATGAGATTGACGGTAAACCAGCTTTAGAATTTTATCGACATTATTTAGGTCAGCTTCCGCCGTCAATGGAATATCCTTTAGCCGTGTTTACTCATGATAAAACGAGTTTTTATCTGAGAGCGCCGATCGCCTATGATGAACAATTAGGTAGTGTCACTTTCTTTGCTGATATTCCTGAACAAGCGAGTATTAACATGGCTGAAGCAGGTAAAAGCGATATTTTAGCTGCTTCTCAAGCATCATTTATGACAGCGTTCAAGAATTACCCAGGAACGGAACCAGCAGGTGTTCTGTTTTTCTCTTGTGTAGCTCGAAGACAATTACTAGGTACACAAGCTCAACAAGAATATCTAAATACTAAAAATATTTCTAATAAATATTTACCATCTTGTGGTTTTTATTGTAATGGAGAAATTTCCCCTATAAAACCAACAGGTGAAACACATTTTCATAATGAAACTTTTGTCACTTTAATTTTAGGAACTCATTAA
- a CDS encoding hybrid sensor histidine kinase/response regulator: protein MLDTSTETSFILVVDDTLTNLEIISEALIGAGFEVATAVDGKKALEQIQSRVPDLILLDVMMPVMDGFETCKNLKIQPETHDIPVIFMTAITDTNSKVEALSLGAVDYITKPFHKAEVLARISAHLQLRSLNKNLEKRVIERTAELNQALKDLQEYQLQLVQQEKMSVLGQLVAGLAHEINNPVSCIYGNLGHALTYFENMDKLINLYQSYYPQPVQEIQNEISEMDLAYVRSDLPNLIFSMKEGIQRIRDISRSLRIFSRSDTEKKIQFDIHEGIDSTILILKHRLKGSENHPDIEIKRDYGVIPQVNCFPGQLNQVFMNILANAIDALEESFSNNYYSVIDSEITVNQEMMAETPQIIIQTILSEDESYALIKIKDNGIGMPQQIKERIFDNLFTTKPVGKGTGLGLSIARQIIIQKHGGKLEVNSEPGRGSEFIINIPIE from the coding sequence ATGCTTGATACATCAACCGAAACTAGCTTTATTTTAGTTGTAGATGATACCCTCACCAATCTCGAAATTATCTCTGAAGCATTGATTGGCGCAGGTTTTGAAGTAGCCACCGCAGTTGATGGAAAAAAAGCGCTCGAACAGATACAAAGTAGAGTGCCAGATTTAATTCTGTTGGATGTAATGATGCCGGTAATGGACGGATTTGAAACCTGTAAAAACTTGAAAATTCAGCCAGAAACTCACGATATTCCCGTGATTTTCATGACAGCAATTACTGATACAAATAGTAAAGTAGAAGCCTTAAGTTTAGGCGCAGTTGATTACATTACTAAGCCATTCCATAAAGCAGAAGTTTTGGCTCGTATTTCTGCCCATCTGCAACTGAGAAGCTTGAATAAAAATTTAGAAAAACGAGTTATTGAACGCACGGCTGAATTGAATCAAGCATTGAAAGACCTACAAGAGTATCAACTCCAACTTGTACAACAGGAAAAAATGTCTGTGCTTGGACAATTAGTAGCAGGATTAGCTCATGAAATTAATAACCCAGTCAGTTGTATTTATGGCAATTTAGGTCACGCTTTGACGTATTTTGAAAATATGGATAAGCTGATTAATTTATATCAAAGTTATTATCCCCAGCCTGTACAAGAAATTCAAAACGAAATCAGTGAAATGGATTTAGCCTATGTGCGTTCTGACCTGCCCAATTTAATTTTCTCTATGAAAGAAGGCATTCAGCGCATCCGAGATATTAGCAGGAGTCTACGTATTTTTTCCAGGTCAGACACAGAAAAAAAAATTCAGTTTGATATTCATGAAGGGATTGATAGTACTATTTTAATACTCAAGCATCGATTGAAAGGATCTGAGAATCACCCTGACATTGAAATTAAACGAGATTATGGTGTCATACCTCAAGTTAACTGCTTTCCTGGGCAATTGAATCAGGTGTTCATGAATATTTTAGCTAATGCAATTGATGCCTTAGAAGAATCATTTAGTAATAATTATTATTCAGTAATAGATAGTGAAATTACTGTTAATCAGGAAATGATGGCTGAGACTCCGCAGATCATAATTCAGACAATACTGAGTGAAGATGAAAGTTATGCTTTAATTAAAATTAAAGATAACGGCATAGGAATGCCACAGCAAATTAAAGAGAGAATTTTTGATAATTTGTTTACTACTAAACCTGTAGGTAAAGGTACAGGTTTAGGATTATCAATTGCTCGGCAAATTATCATTCAAAAACATGGTGGTAAACTTGAGGTAAATTCAGAACCAGGAAGAGGCTCAGAATTTATTATTAACATCCCCATTGAATAA
- a CDS encoding hybrid sensor histidine kinase/response regulator: MSSPINNSVLIVDDIPTNIKVLFDILNQAGFRVSVAKNGLSALAKVQETLPNLILLDVMMPGMDGFETCRHLKANPKTKDIPVIFMTALSDTVNKVKGLQIGAVDYITKPIEYEEVLARINVHLELRRTQLKLAQEEKMSSLGQLVAGIAHEINNPVNFIYGNLTHAQNYVGDLLNLLKLYENHTVNPSPEIQAFSKSIELEFIKQDLPHLLSSMQMGTERVEKIVRSLRLFSRLEDPEFQLFNLHEGIDSTLIILSHRLKILPTDSTIHIIKEYGDIPLVECYSGKLNQVFMNLLANAIDALEESVVNRETTDTLTIWIRTTVVDDQKSVLIEITDNGVGIPLEVQQRIFEQFFTTKPLGKGTGLGLAIAHEIIVEKHGGTLQVQSTPGKGTQFLITIPIQQVIRY, from the coding sequence ATGAGCAGTCCCATAAATAACTCAGTCTTAATTGTAGATGATATCCCGACTAACATCAAGGTTTTGTTTGACATTCTCAATCAAGCTGGTTTTCGAGTTTCTGTTGCTAAAAATGGTCTAAGCGCGTTAGCAAAAGTACAAGAAACATTACCAAATTTAATTTTACTGGATGTCATGATGCCTGGTATGGATGGATTTGAAACTTGCCGCCACCTAAAAGCCAATCCCAAGACCAAGGACATTCCCGTAATTTTTATGACAGCTTTATCTGATACGGTAAATAAAGTCAAAGGGTTGCAAATTGGTGCAGTTGACTATATTACTAAACCTATTGAATATGAAGAAGTGTTAGCGAGAATCAATGTCCATTTAGAATTGCGGCGGACTCAATTAAAGCTAGCACAAGAGGAGAAAATGTCTTCTTTGGGACAGTTAGTGGCAGGAATTGCCCATGAAATTAATAATCCAGTTAATTTCATTTATGGGAATTTAACCCACGCCCAAAATTATGTTGGAGACTTATTAAATTTATTAAAATTATACGAAAATCATACGGTTAATCCAAGTCCGGAAATTCAAGCATTCTCCAAAAGTATTGAATTAGAGTTTATTAAACAAGATTTACCACATCTATTATCTTCGATGCAGATGGGGACTGAAAGGGTGGAGAAAATCGTGCGATCGCTGCGGTTATTCTCTCGATTAGAAGACCCAGAATTTCAACTATTTAACTTACATGAGGGTATTGATAGCACACTCATTATTTTAAGTCACCGCCTCAAAATTTTGCCTACAGATTCAACTATTCATATTATCAAGGAATATGGTGATATTCCTTTGGTTGAGTGCTATTCTGGAAAACTTAACCAAGTATTCATGAATCTGCTGGCTAATGCCATTGATGCCTTAGAAGAGTCAGTAGTTAATAGAGAAACAACTGATACATTGACAATTTGGATTCGGACAACAGTCGTGGATGACCAAAAATCAGTATTAATTGAAATTACAGATAATGGTGTTGGTATTCCTCTAGAAGTGCAACAGCGTATATTTGAGCAATTTTTCACTACCAAGCCTTTAGGTAAAGGTACAGGTTTAGGATTGGCGATCGCCCATGAGATTATAGTCGAAAAACATGGGGGTACTCTACAGGTACAATCTACTCCGGGAAAAGGTACTCAATTTTTAATCACTATTCCCATTCAACAAGTGATTAGATATTAA